The Camelina sativa cultivar DH55 chromosome 16, Cs, whole genome shotgun sequence sequence gttctttttttttttttttttttttctttctttttttttttggggtagaATTCTCTAGTTAGGAAAAACATTTTTGTGACAACAACATTATATCTAAGCATTTTTTCCcctaatcaaaatttttaactctTGATAGCTCCAAGAATGTTGGAAACATGAGCTGAAGGCTTAGAGCAAAACAGCTTCTTCAGTTCATCATACCTCTCCAAATCAAACTCATACTCATTCATCAACTTTCTCTGTTTAGCCTCGAACCTGCTTTGGTAAAACCCTTCAAAAGAAGGCTCTTTCGATGTCCTGAGGAAAAACGCGTAACCAGCCATAAAGTACATGGACGTGACATAGAAACAGATCGGCTCCATCACGTCCCACGAGAGTTCCCAaaaagttagcctcatgaacccTGCGGTCTGTAGGATCAAGTAACCAAGACCAGCCCAGAGCTCTTTCCTCACCAAAGAATGCGCTTTCACATCAATCACTGCCTTTTCTGCTTCGAGCTCTTTCAACTCGATTCTCCGTGGGTCATTTGGGTTATGGATCTTTGGCAAAGGAAGCAGTCCTTCAATGGATTTTGTAACCTGATCAGACACAAgagcaaaagacaaaaacagaaaatgtttGGGTAAAACACGACCTCCACCACCTTCTTTTTGAGACACACAATTAGCActcaaaaacacacaacaaaacacaTCTATATGAATCAATGACTAGCTATAAAGTCAATCAATCCATCCCCATATCCCTGTTTCTGACTAAGATCTTTTCACCATTGACTAATCTCTCCACATAAACCCAACCCTCATGAATCAGATCATCATCTCTTAtcaatttttttccatttggATTATCCTAATAACCCACCAAGACCATGTTAGTAAGACCAATCTctgtactctctctctcttttgataattttgtttgggtttGGTATCAAATCACCAAAATGGTGTTGACTCAATTGAACCCTAATCAAaccaatggttttttttttttggttttaggaaaTTTTAAAAGGTTGTGGTCTCTGTAGAAACTGTTCCTCTTTATCACCATCTCTCAAACTTGGGAACCTCCTATGGAACTCTCTGGTAAATAACACAGAGGTTTTTGATTCTCCTGTTGAAattggaagcaaaagaaagagatcCAACCGAAATAAAAATGGTATCAGTTTTCGatatcttccaaaaaaaaaaatcaaatcaaaaaaaaaaacttttcggGAACCTAATTCGTTTTTCGATTTctagagagattttaaaatctATCTCTTTATCTCTCCCaattcaatcaatcaatcaatcagctGCATACTCAAGAGATTTTCACAAGATCAAAGATGATTTCAAATTGTGCTAAAACTCAATGGCTATAGGAAACGAAGAAAAGTACCTGATCAGGTCTAAGACAAACGGAATCTCCCAAAACGATGACGTTTGCTGAATCATCAAGCATCTTGGCGATTCTAGATCCTAGATCTGGATCTGAAGAACCTTCACCACAAACGCTAACAAACTCCGAATACGGCATCCAGCTTCTCCCCGTCTCTCTAAGCTTCGATTTCACAATCTCGATCTGCGCCGCTCTTAGCAGCTTCTTCATATCCCCAACCGTAAGACTCGTTTCCGTTGTCTCCGTCTCAGTCTCTTCCTTAACCGGAGGAGCAAGTCCGTCTAATCGAATCCGATCCTTACTCCCATCAATCTCACGGATCTTCTCAATCAAACTCTCACCAACAGGCATCTGCATAATCTCCGGCCTAATCATAGCAGTGTTATGCAAAAACCGCCGCGAAACACCCATATCCCCAGGCTCCGGTGCGATCCTCGCCGTATCGCCTGATTCCTTCGGAACTCTGGTTCGTACGGCTAACGAGGAAGAAGAGATACGACAATTCATAAGACTCTGCGACGCGACATTCGTCATGTTGAAGAGCTTCTTCGATAAAAGCTTCCTCATCGCCAttgttgttgaaaaaaaaaaagctctccCAAGaaactttgagagagagagagagagagaaataaaaaaaaataaaaaggaaataaatcgTTTTTAATTTACGACTGAATAATGAAAGAATAGAGACTAAAAGGGTTTATATACTGTTACAAtaacaactaaaaataaataaataatttaataaaaaaaagagactcGTACACGTCAGCGTATATCGGAACGTACacgaaaatttaatatttacagTAACGGAATATTCGTTTTTTTagacactttttgttttttgttttttcttccttctcgaCGAGAAATATGGAGTTGATGAGAGCCGTACACGTGTTCGGGTTGGTATTGGTGATAGCATTGCGGTGCAGTTGTAGCCGTtggatattttgttttgttttggagagAAACCTAAATTAGTTCACAACGGCAGGCGAACAGAGTGGAAAGAAGAAGTAGGAAACGGAAAGACTTATTACGTACACGCAAGCAGACGTGGATCCACGtccctttatttatttatttatttgttattattttttttttttacttttaactagCTTACTAggttaattttataaatagtCCACTATGTTattcttaattattaattattgacattttaatatattttaaattttaattatcagaaaaattcatatctatttttgttagtttaattttttatttagaaaataaagtttgtaatattttgttaaccTTGAAATAAACTTGGTCTAGATTGTTTACTTATTATTAAGTGTTTAAGAAAGTGTTATAAACGAACGTTGACCCCGTGCTTAACATCTAAAACACTTAATTGGAATCTAACTGATTTTAGATGCTTTATACGTTTACATAAAAAATTTCATagatatgttattataaataaaaattatatgaaaacatacattaaaacacacaaaatattaaattaataaccaTGACTAtggatttaaaaattataaattaaaatctttatatttggaaattgaaaaattatactaaactttttttaattaatataatagtcttttttttttgtaaaaccttttagaATTGACTGAAACCACTTAAatctatttaataataaaaacggttaaaaattaatcttttatagTTTAAACAATCATCTATATATCACTAAAAATGGGGAAAAAGCCCGAAAAATACGccatctcattttttttttaattcctctGGTTATtaaatttcctaaaaaatatatggtttaatttccgttgtctttaaaaaccttcGTTTAATAATGGAAGATCCATACTTACGACATAACGACTGTTAACTCTAGTGATGAAAATGTTAATTATGGTTAAACTATAGCCCCACATGATTAATTAAAGGGAATTACAGACACTGTtgccctcttttttttttctccaaaatcgattttgagttttagaatccTAGAACCCTAAAAAAGTTTGGTTCTGAATTTCCCTCTAATATTGGGTATTAGCAAAGAACCCCAAATCAATTTCCCTCTAAAAAAGCTTTGGTTCTGAATCCCAAATCGATTTCTTCTAATACTCACTATTAAATTTCCCTCTAATATTGAATTTCCCTCCAAAAAAGCTTTGGTTTGTGAACCTCAAATCGATATCTTCTTTTGCCCTTTAATTTTCTGAATGTTTTAGGGTTCTGGTTCTAAAACTCGAAATCGATTTAGGTCGTATTTTATGTGATGCATGTTGATTTACATTTTCCAATGATCtcaaaaaaagattagaaattacaaaaagaaaaaacaataccAAAAATTCCGGACATTTGTGAACTTATGTGGAAAAAAGAGTTATGTAACGAACGAGAAACGTATAGTACTATAGAACAACATTACCAAAAATCTTGCACATACAACACATCACATTTGTGAAATGTTAGTGGAAAAAAGAATCATGGTTTCGACGGTTGAGAAAAATATAGTATAGAATGACCAGCAACAGCAAGTGGATCAAATAGATAAGCATTCACGTGtttttaatatgaaacaaatttgCATCTAGACAGACATAAtggtaatttataaaaaaatttgagtaagtgttttagttttttttttttttttataaagattttttagtTTTCGAGTGAACCAAACGAATATCTTTTTAGGATCTAAAACTAATCCGTtgaaaagtttatataaatCAGATAATCGTTTGtgtgaacaaaataatatttttcttctagTTTCCACCATATTATTAGTGCATATAATTTAGTGCATATAATTTATTgcatacaagaaaaaaagaataatacgTTAACGTGTTTATGTGAAAGAAAACGTAATTAAAATGATGGCTATTTTGTAGTTTATACTTTTCGCATATGTTCCTCAAGCTTTAAGAAGTCTCCCGAGACTTTGGGAGCTATAATTCACAATTTGGTATAACTATTATAGTATTAGCAAGTTGTATACTGACACGTTCATAGTATTACAGCCACTAGTTACAAACTTATTGGAAGGTGACAAGCAATGTCCACATATATGCCACATAGTTtggcagaaaaagaaaaattctaaaatttattaCATTAGCAAATGGTTAATCGACTTACTTAGGTAGATGTGGTCAATTATTGTCTAAgatgtaattaattatgattacaCAATTATCAACTTTGTCTTGGGGCTAATGGTGATGCCAGCAAGTGGCAGTTGCCACTTATATTATTAGACCCAATCAATGCTACTTAATGATATAAATCCATCTTTTATATTATGCAAGAGGTAATCTAGTTTATGGGTTAACTGACTTAAACATCTACATgaaagtatttaaaaaatatgttaagtTGAACCCGTCAGAATTTAGAAAATAGACCATTTGGTTATATGTTAAATCTAGATGAAGTTTTAGAGGTCAAGATAtgatttataaacatttatcaAGATAtgatttataaacatttatcaAGATATGATTCATGAACTTTTGAAACACAAAGAAATATAACAAGTGGACTACTACTACTTCAGAATATCGTCACCATCTGCTTGTACGTGTCACGTGTGTGAATAGAGTATATCGCGACAAATCAAGTGCGTTCGTCCGTTTTagttgatattttattttattgtcttGAAGTGaatgttcaaattttataaacctaTATGGGTTAGATTTATTCGACTAGAATAGTTATATGGGTAACTTAAATACACGAAGAAGAAAACTCGTATATGGGTTTAGAGCCTACTATATTACTATTTAATCCATGGTGTTTCTTTTgtcataattaaaaaacacaaaaccaaactgcaaagtttgtttttttttataatttggtttaacgtttttttattaagttattttcatTAACCATGTTTACAACGTACAAGATAGCGTCAGAAAGGCATATTCTTATGAGATGATAGAcaaatataaatgtataatgAAAGGGAATATTCTTTGGACTCTAGCATCAACACCGTAAAGAGTAATcgatctgaatttttttttttttaataagtcgAGTTCAGAGCATTTGTTTTAATAGTGATTCACATTACAATGCATAACAAACGATATAGATAACATATGAAATAAAAGGACATCATCGGAAGGTTCGCATTGCTTGTACCATCACCTTTAGACACGGGAAGTACTCCAAAACGGATGGATACAATTAACCATATAATTGTACCTGACACCACTAattgatttctattttatcaacaacgaagaaaaagaaacgggAACATGTTTTAGACATTAGGTCACATACAAAGACAAGAAATTGATTCTCGATCGTTAAAATCTAATGTACGAAGATTTCATGTcgaacttgatttttttttaattagttagttTGGTTGTGAAAGCGATGGCTAGGCCAATATATGGGTTGGTGgcaaaatttttttgacttttatgATTACGGTTTATGTAAAAAGCATGAATACAATGGTGATGATAACGATTGGGGTATTCTACAATCTAGACCATTGTCATTTTCTTGTTATCATTCATGGGAAGACTCTCGAATATAGAGTGAGGCCATCTTAGAGAGAAATCTTTATGATCATTTTAATTGGTTAGAGAATTATAAGAACATACATTTCTCAAGTTCGGATACAGTGTACCCAAAAGATATggtcaaaaaattacaaacaagcTAAGTTCTGTGAAATATGTGTGGCGCCGCTAGCACTATTACAACATGTTATGTCATATGTTCTTAGATCCAATATACTTAGATCCAAGGTTTATGTACCAAGCTATAATTTCTGAATATCATAAAACTAAGCTTATTCCAACAcatgtaattaatttttgtgaGTGGTCTATTTCCTGATTATCGACTCAAACTCAGATCTAAGAGTAACTTCATATTATGTGCGTATTGCGCTCTGAATGAccataactcttttttttttggggtgcaTGCATGCTCAGAAAAAGTGACAACTATCTTAAGAGGTACATGTACATGTAAAAAGTGACCGACTACCGCTGCCTCTCTAAGAACCTAAAAGGGTGTCCACAGCAAAACAAGTTTTGAAGGATTGCAAAAGCAAAACCATCATGGGGCGGAAGTGCTTACCGGTTCGCGAGAAAAAAAGAGCAAGACGTCACCAAGCTAAGCACCACAAATTAAACATCCTCTTTATCAGTTTGTCTCCCAGTTaagtgttttattttgatatatgtttgaCGTACACTTAATTTTCACTAAAGAAATTGTATGAGTTTATTATATGTACGTAGCTCATATTGTAGTTTTGTTTGAGTTTCTTTACATGcatgttataaaattatgtacaatttcttaaatatatctttaataaacataataaaaagtGGTTACACTTAAAAATAAGGGAACACACTACTTTAGCATGTATACATAAACCCAATaaacacacaaataaaacaaataatcacTTATTTCTGTTAGCAATAAAAGTAGTAAGAGATACTAAAGGAGCCACCTTTTCCGAACTAAACCCTTGAAGATGTTGCCGTGCATCTCTCGTCAATCTCTTAACAAATTCTTTCGATTTCTCCAATCCCATTAACTTCGGATACGTTAGCTTTCCGAGGAGCTGATCTTTTCCGGCAGTTTTTCCCAATTCCTCCGAGGACTTCGTCTCGTCCAAAATATCATCCACCACTTGAAACAACAACCCAATGCACCTTGCAAACTTCCTCACTCTCTCAATCTGCTCATCAGATCCACCACCAATAATGGCTCCAAGAACCGCGGCAGTTTCCAACAAAACCGCGGTCTTATGGACATGGATAAACTCCAAATGCTCTAATCCAGCTTCGCTTAGGTCCACACCTTCACTGCTTATATCCATCGCTTGTCCCGCGACTAACCCTTTCGTGCCAATAGACCTAGCCAATTCTCTCACCGCCCATACCATTCTCTCCGGTGATATCTCTGCCGTCGTCATGTGCTCGAAGGCAAGAGACAAGAGAGCCCCACCGGAGAGAATAGCCACTCCTTCACCATATACTTTATGCGTCGTTGGCTTCCCACGGCGTAGGTCATCATTGTCCATACAAGGTAAATCGTCTTTGATAAGAGACATCGTGTGGATCATCTCAACCGCACAAGCGGCTGGCATTGCTGCATTCTCTTTGCCACCTACCAGCTCACAAGAAGCGAGACAAAGTATTGGCCTAACGCGTTTCCCAGCAGCAAGAATCGCATAACGCATGGCCTCGTGGATCTTGAGTGGCTCGCCGACAGGAATGGCTTCCGCTAGAGCTTTGTTAACTGATTCGGCTTTGCTCATCATGTACGGATCAAATTCAAACGTCAAGTCGTCATCTGATACgatatcttcatcttcttcgtctttgggAGAATCAAGAAACTCGGCTACTTCTTTTTGGGATAAAAACGCAGCCTTGGCCCGAGTTTCCAGAGAAGGCTGGAGGAGACGGGCTAGCCTCGGTTTAAGATTCGTGAAGAAGAAGTTAATGGAGAGAATGAGAAGtgagagatagagaaaaagaATTTGAGGTTCcatttcatcaaataaaataaaaaaacttctttctcGAGTTATTTGTCCCATTAGTCTATTTTATAGGGAGATTTATGTATATGTCAACCGGACTTGAGAGTGATGTTGATATCTTCCCGTAACGCTTTAGTTGTTGCCGATTAGAGAAGGAAGACGTCTCATCTTCATGTCCTCAATTACGTAAAAGAAAGCAGAACCCAAAAAACATGGACCTCGTGAGAGACTACTTCATCTTCTCTGCACGTTTCCTTTATATTCTTTCAAGCACTAATCTTCATTAACACGCATTATTTACTTGAACTTGATACAACTTCACGtcctctttatttttaattttattaatatatatggatttgattcTTTAGTGTCCACCTTAGGAGTCCCCCCAGTTCAAGCATTTCGATATTCACTTACAAACGTGTCTGTTATGTCTTGTGTGATCATTCACCATTAGCAAGACCATGATAAAGTTTGGCGAAAAATCCATCAAACTAgtattactctatttataaaaaaactatttgatgAACTTTTGAAGTAGTTTACataatttggttttattatgCCGCGGTAAAGttcctttttaatataatttttattagtagaaatataaaaaaggtttctaaaatttagttaaaaaaaaaaatatatatatatatatatatatatatatatatatttgtttagacATTAGTAGTTTAATTTTACTATtcgaatcatatatatacatgcatacaTTGATAAATACatgttatatattagttttatatttttatacccCCTACATATTTAGGGTATCCAAGGGTTGGGCTAAGCTTGTGCCTTTCGAAACATACAGTATTCATTTTTGAAAGTGCattaaccaaaaccaaaacgcAAGAAGAAATTATATGTTTGGTCTTCTGTAAAGCATACCcgatataaaggaaaaaaatgttcaaatgtctaaatatttttgtttgtacattaattttcaaatatgaaaacataaagAAATACTACAAACagttgtttaaaaatttaacaagcTACAAAAATTATCGGAAGTGTATTTAAGAGGATTTCGTTTTTCATCCACATGACAAAATTATATAACGATGTCGCTGGTATTTGACTACTTAATCATTATGTTATGCATATGTTTTGCATATATTTTGCATTGGGTTATATAaatcctaaaaaccctaaaaataagaataaactttaaagaaaaaaatcaaattaatcacTTTACCTGAAGAGCAGTAAGATGTTCTTGGTAGAAATTATTAACAGGAATATCAACAAACTTAGCTTCAAGCTTATAACAAACTTTGCTCTCAACAAGACAACTCCTAATCTTATGCCCTGGGTGGTAACTTTTTGTCTCAGGCTGTGTCCGATTATTTGTGTGACCGTTAGGCAGTAGTATTGGCACTACTCCTTCTCGACACCTTGTGGTGCTGAGACGAGCTTCCCATGtctatcttcttcctttttgagTTTCGATCACTCTAGTCACCTTAGATGGTGTTTCCtgtattatttttcattaaaaacaaGAGATTGTTAACACTGACAATTAAGAGATAAAATGGCTAATAATggtataaaaacataaaacagacagttaaaacaacaaaacaagttaCCTGTagtttgtaatattttacaaGAGGATGGTCAAATGCTGGCTGTCTGTTTTTGTCGATGCATTCGACAATTAATATCACCATCGGAAATGTATTTAagaggattttgtttttcatcaacATGACGAAATTATATAACGATGTCCACAAAAcagataaaataaaagagaacacTCCAGAGTGGTGAACGTGTTTCACAGTAACTCTAAAAACAGCATTCCTTAATCTTAACACTCCGTCAGAAAACATCACCACCTGGACCTCTTCTTCAGCGGCCATACCTATTATTCTTCTCGGGGCCAGATTTTGCCTGCTGCTTTTGTACACAATGTTTGAAATCCACTTTTGCTTCTGGGGTGATGGCTAGAAAGATTTTATAGCCATTTTTTCTTAAGATTTCCATGGCAACTTTGAAATCCCTATCTCCTGAAGATAGAAGAAACAAACTTAGAAGGAGACCCCTTCAGTATATGTCTCTGAATGTCTTGGATGATCATCCTGTCAGCAAATCTCTTTTACACGCTCATAGTAGTCTCATTCTTCCTCTGGGGTTTTATCACATTTATAACACGACTTGCGACTGTACCTGTTTGAATTCTGCACCTCAAACCCTTCAGAATTTAGGAAGCCTATGTTGTCGTTGATAAACGGGAGGTAGATGTTTCCTGCTGCGAACTTTCTTTTAGAAAGATGAAGCCTCTTATCTACTGTTCTTAGATGATTAGTCTTGCCAATTATCTTCTTATTGGCTTGTCGCTGTGTTTGCCTGTTCTGAACAAATGATGAAATCCTAGAAAGCCTTTAGGATTATTCCtaagttatcaaaaaaaaaaaaagatgaaatcacAAAGCACGCAAGTCTCTGCAACTATTGTTTCTTCCTATAAGTTTTCATCTCCGAGATTGCTTATAAATGCttatggagaagatgaagaagacaatcTTTACTTTTATAGTTGATCTTCGATGAATAAGGTCAAagcaagaaggagaagacaaaGGTGGAAGCTGTTAGAAACGTTTCTAAAGATGACACTTTGTCGCTTCTTTCA is a genomic window containing:
- the LOC104752010 gene encoding calcium uniporter protein 2, mitochondrial-like, which produces MAMRKLLSKKLFNMTNVASQSLMNCRISSSSLAVRTRVPKESGDTARIAPEPGDMGVSRRFLHNTAMIRPEIMQMPVGESLIEKIREIDGSKDRIRLDGLAPPVKEETETETTETSLTVGDMKKLLRAAQIEIVKSKLRETGRSWMPYSEFVSVCGEGSSDPDLGSRIAKMLDDSANVIVLGDSVCLRPDQVTKSIEGLLPLPKIHNPNDPRRIELKELEAEKAVIDVKAHSLVRKELWAGLGYLILQTAGFMRLTFWELSWDVMEPICFYVTSMYFMAGYAFFLRTSKEPSFEGFYQSRFEAKQRKLMNEYEFDLERYDELKKLFCSKPSAHVSNILGAIKS
- the LOC104752011 gene encoding heterodimeric geranylgeranyl pyrophosphate synthase large subunit 2, with protein sequence MGQITRERSFFILFDEMEPQILFLYLSLLILSINFFFTNLKPRLARLLQPSLETRAKAAFLSQKEVAEFLDSPKDEEDEDIVSDDDLTFEFDPYMMSKAESVNKALAEAIPVGEPLKIHEAMRYAILAAGKRVRPILCLASCELVGGKENAAMPAACAVEMIHTMSLIKDDLPCMDNDDLRRGKPTTHKVYGEGVAILSGGALLSLAFEHMTTAEISPERMVWAVRELARSIGTKGLVAGQAMDISSEGVDLSEAGLEHLEFIHVHKTAVLLETAAVLGAIIGGGSDEQIERVRKFARCIGLLFQVVDDILDETKSSEELGKTAGKDQLLGKLTYPKLMGLEKSKEFVKRLTRDARQHLQGFSSEKVAPLVSLTTFIANRNK